A genome region from Psychrobacter jeotgali includes the following:
- the apbC gene encoding iron-sulfur cluster carrier protein ApbC, with product MFNFIKKMSSAKPESSQQQAERDSVVDKVLLGYHVGDTSIATMVTGIDRNGSELTLDLRLPPESDPETIQQELGKMLSPHGIRTIHMNVRLPAAAKGAAASLPKQPSQQNQAASKPIPKTTDAMASTDNAPSSHAQSNTAAEVPITKAAPTQASLSAHPRIRHIIVVASGKGGVGKSTTTVNIALALQKLGNRVGILDADIYGPSMPTMLGVAEVKPELENEQFVPVEAHGMAMLSIGSLLDSDNTPVAWRGPKATGALMQLFNQTNWPQLDYLVIDMPPGTGDIQLTLAQRIPVTGAVIVTTPQHIALLDAQKGIEMFHKTNIPVLGVVENMALHTCSNCGHTEAIFGAGGGEQIAKQYQVPLLGQLPLASGIRAQVDKGVPSVLADDEFASYYLSIAENIETNIDKFAKPIDDKRIF from the coding sequence ATGTTTAACTTTATAAAAAAAATGTCGTCAGCAAAGCCTGAAAGCTCCCAGCAACAGGCAGAACGTGATAGCGTCGTAGACAAAGTGTTGCTCGGTTATCACGTAGGAGATACCAGTATTGCCACGATGGTGACTGGTATTGATCGTAATGGTAGCGAGCTCACCCTAGACCTACGTCTGCCGCCAGAGAGTGATCCTGAGACCATTCAGCAAGAGCTTGGGAAAATGCTATCTCCTCATGGTATTCGTACTATTCATATGAACGTTCGTTTGCCTGCAGCAGCTAAAGGAGCGGCCGCAAGTCTACCTAAGCAGCCTTCCCAACAGAATCAAGCAGCTTCTAAACCCATACCTAAAACGACTGATGCGATGGCGAGTACTGATAATGCGCCTAGTAGCCATGCCCAATCAAATACAGCAGCAGAAGTACCCATTACTAAAGCGGCGCCCACTCAAGCGTCATTGTCAGCGCATCCGCGTATTCGGCATATCATTGTAGTGGCGTCAGGCAAGGGCGGCGTAGGCAAATCAACCACGACCGTTAATATCGCCTTAGCTTTACAAAAGCTTGGCAATCGGGTTGGGATACTCGATGCGGATATCTATGGACCGAGTATGCCCACCATGCTGGGCGTCGCTGAAGTAAAGCCTGAGCTTGAGAACGAACAGTTCGTGCCGGTCGAGGCGCACGGGATGGCGATGCTATCTATTGGTAGTTTGCTTGATAGTGACAATACGCCAGTTGCTTGGCGCGGACCTAAAGCTACGGGTGCATTGATGCAGCTATTCAATCAAACCAATTGGCCGCAGCTTGATTACTTAGTGATTGATATGCCGCCAGGGACGGGTGATATTCAGTTAACGTTAGCGCAGCGTATTCCGGTTACTGGGGCAGTTATTGTCACCACGCCGCAGCATATTGCCCTGCTTGATGCCCAAAAAGGCATTGAGATGTTCCATAAAACCAATATTCCCGTACTAGGCGTGGTAGAGAACATGGCACTGCACACTTGCAGCAACTGTGGTCATACTGAAGCCATCTTTGGCGCAGGCGGCGGCGAGCAAATCGCTAAGCAGTATCAGGTGCCTTTATTAGGTCAGTTACCTCTTGCCAGTGGTATCCGTGCGCAGGTAGATAAAGGCGTGCCGAGCGTATTGGCGGATGACGAATTCGCTTCTTATTATTTGAGTATCGCTGAGAATATCGAAACCAATATTGATAAGTTTGCCAAACCAATTGATGATAAGCGTATCTTTTAA
- a CDS encoding DUF2804 domain-containing protein, whose amino-acid sequence MSMLSAHKVYQSRSVIDQLIQNGQPSFGVFKQVKNINYLDYHSHLISQKPLPHWRKELKANQFCFIQIVQPPYRVCLALATIKVATSAFIYVYNDETEQLEVCEALQPLIHHTCLQGDCYQGQMTFTHAKLTVTLDFTPLQMRVALDSQQLALEATLARQSQPLTICTPTGRRGWTFTQKEPLTAVTGHLQFKPSSEFAINNHNKSIDFNHTTIANLDWTLGYMRHETNWFWTCINSYLPDGRHFTLNLSMGVNETGASENACWLDGQIVYLPPVMFIRKDLDAAAQNTWRIYHQNLGWSNVDIDLTFTPITVYKKTDNFVVVASIFEQWLGVYNGEISLGDEVIKIDNIIGLAEDHFAKW is encoded by the coding sequence ATGTCAATGCTATCTGCTCATAAGGTATATCAGTCTCGATCAGTAATCGACCAACTTATTCAAAACGGCCAACCCAGCTTTGGAGTTTTCAAACAAGTCAAAAATATCAACTATCTAGACTATCACAGCCACCTTATCTCACAAAAACCATTGCCCCATTGGCGTAAAGAGCTAAAGGCTAACCAATTCTGCTTTATCCAAATTGTTCAACCTCCGTATAGAGTCTGCTTAGCCTTAGCGACGATTAAAGTGGCGACTAGTGCCTTCATTTATGTTTATAATGATGAGACTGAGCAGTTGGAGGTTTGTGAAGCGCTGCAACCTTTAATCCATCATACTTGCTTGCAAGGTGATTGCTATCAAGGCCAGATGACATTTACGCATGCTAAGCTGACAGTGACTTTAGATTTTACTCCTCTGCAAATGAGAGTGGCACTAGACAGTCAGCAGTTGGCACTTGAGGCAACCTTAGCACGGCAGTCGCAACCACTCACTATATGTACACCGACCGGCAGGCGTGGCTGGACCTTTACCCAAAAAGAGCCGCTAACGGCAGTAACCGGTCATTTACAATTTAAACCCAGCTCAGAATTTGCTATTAATAATCACAACAAATCGATAGATTTTAATCATACTACGATTGCCAATTTAGATTGGACGCTTGGTTATATGCGTCATGAGACCAACTGGTTTTGGACTTGTATCAATAGTTATTTGCCGGACGGTCGTCATTTTACCCTCAACCTCTCTATGGGAGTCAATGAAACCGGCGCTAGTGAAAATGCTTGCTGGCTTGATGGACAGATAGTTTATCTACCACCTGTAATGTTTATACGTAAAGATTTGGACGCAGCAGCGCAGAATACTTGGCGTATTTATCATCAGAACTTAGGTTGGAGCAATGTCGATATCGATTTAACCTTTACGCCTATTACTGTCTATAAAAAGACCGATAACTTTGTTGTGGTTGCCAGTATCTTTGAGCAATGGCTGGGGGTTTATAATGGTGAGATTAGCTTGGGCGATGAGGTGATTAAAATCGATAATATTATAGGCTTAGCAGAAGACCATTTTGCCAAATGGTAA
- the dcd gene encoding dCTP deaminase translates to MSIKSDRWIRKMAEEHGMIEPFEAGQVRFNDAGERLVSYGTSSYGYDVRCAPEFKVFTNVHSVVVDPKNFDEKSFIDIVGDECIIPPNSFALARTVEYFRIPRDVLTICLGKSTYARCGIIVNVTPLEPEWEGHVTLEFSNTTNLPARIYAGEGVAQMLFFQSDADDVCETSYKDRGGKYQGQRGVTLPKT, encoded by the coding sequence ATGTCTATTAAATCTGACCGCTGGATTCGTAAAATGGCTGAAGAGCATGGCATGATTGAGCCGTTTGAAGCCGGTCAAGTACGTTTTAATGATGCTGGCGAGCGTTTGGTCAGCTACGGCACCTCAAGCTATGGTTATGATGTACGCTGTGCGCCGGAATTTAAAGTATTTACTAACGTCCATTCGGTAGTAGTCGATCCCAAGAACTTTGATGAAAAAAGTTTTATTGATATCGTTGGTGATGAATGTATCATTCCGCCGAACTCATTTGCTTTGGCGCGTACGGTCGAATACTTTCGTATTCCTCGCGATGTGCTGACTATCTGTTTGGGAAAGTCAACTTACGCACGCTGCGGTATCATCGTCAACGTCACTCCACTGGAGCCTGAGTGGGAAGGACATGTGACGCTTGAATTTAGTAATACTACCAATCTACCGGCGCGTATTTATGCTGGGGAAGGGGTAGCACAAATGTTATTTTTCCAAAGTGATGCTGACGATGTTTGTGAAACCAGCTATAAAGATCGTGGTGGTAAATACCAAGGTCAGCGCGGAGTAACCTTACCAAAAACTTGA
- a CDS encoding ClpXP protease specificity-enhancing factor, whose amino-acid sequence MSEITSITPTRPYMVRALYQWIEDNALTPYLMVDATAKNVQIPTEHVQDGRIVLNIASRATGNMSMENDYIHFNARFGGVSQEIWVPLPAVLGIYAKENSQGMFFDPNEYDNYQPEEEPFTSTAKQGKSPAASKPKRDNKAGLKVLK is encoded by the coding sequence ATGAGCGAAATTACTTCTATTACTCCCACTCGTCCTTATATGGTACGCGCCCTCTATCAGTGGATAGAAGATAATGCGTTAACTCCGTATTTGATGGTCGACGCCACTGCTAAGAATGTGCAGATTCCAACTGAGCATGTACAAGACGGACGTATCGTCCTTAATATTGCTAGTCGTGCGACTGGTAATATGAGTATGGAAAACGATTATATTCATTTCAACGCTCGTTTTGGCGGGGTCTCCCAAGAGATTTGGGTCCCTCTACCCGCCGTATTGGGTATATATGCCAAAGAGAATTCGCAAGGAATGTTCTTTGATCCCAATGAGTATGATAACTACCAGCCAGAAGAAGAGCCTTTTACCTCAACGGCTAAACAAGGCAAATCTCCTGCTGCTTCTAAACCTAAACGTGATAATAAAGCAGGCTTAAAAGTTTTAAAATAA
- a CDS encoding glutathione S-transferase N-terminal domain-containing protein yields MIDANDIPSSQLILYADDGYNSHVVRLLLEEKKLDYYLSRLHSERPEDLAELNPYHTLPVLQQREIALYEINVIFEYLEERYHGNKLLPDTPQERAQFRQLAWRIQHDWLVLGKRLLMHPDSFNKAQAEVAKKKLTDSLITLSPLFAHKSYFMADDFGWCDVLLAPLLWRLEDMGIILPRAISRPLLDYQTRLFERDSFQKSIR; encoded by the coding sequence ATGATTGATGCGAACGACATTCCAAGTAGTCAGCTGATTTTATACGCTGATGATGGCTACAACAGTCATGTAGTACGCTTATTACTTGAAGAAAAGAAGCTAGATTACTATTTGTCACGTTTGCACTCAGAGCGTCCTGAAGATTTGGCTGAGCTTAATCCTTATCATACTTTGCCTGTGCTGCAACAGCGCGAGATTGCTTTATACGAGATCAATGTCATCTTTGAGTATTTAGAAGAGCGTTATCATGGGAATAAATTACTGCCTGATACGCCGCAAGAGCGCGCACAGTTTAGACAATTGGCATGGCGAATTCAGCATGATTGGCTGGTATTAGGCAAGCGCTTACTCATGCATCCTGATAGCTTTAATAAAGCACAAGCAGAAGTTGCCAAAAAGAAGCTAACTGACTCGTTGATTACTTTGTCACCTCTATTCGCCCATAAATCTTATTTTATGGCTGATGATTTTGGCTGGTGTGATGTGCTACTTGCCCCATTGTTATGGCGGTTAGAGGATATGGGTATCATATTACCACGTGCTATTAGTCGTCCCTTGCTTGATTATCAAACCCGTTTGTTTGAACGAGATAGCTTCCAAAAAAGTATCCGATAG
- a CDS encoding cytochrome c1, giving the protein MNTLTKSLTGLGLGAALTLTAGTAMAAGGGGCGTFVNADGVTENLACSTAPIDFTNKGSLQNGAKMFMNYCAGCHSAKYVRHSRIAQDLEIPPELVEKYLMVTTDQIGDHIDAEIDPDVQASWFGAAPPDMSLETRLRGDDWVYTYLLSFYEDPSRPWGANNLVLANAAMPHVLHNLQESVSQEEFESEVGDLVNFMAWMAEPARHDRQVIGALVILFLLVLLIPVYLLNKEFWKDVK; this is encoded by the coding sequence ATGAACACCCTAACAAAATCCTTAACTGGTTTGGGCTTGGGCGCGGCATTAACCTTGACTGCTGGTACCGCTATGGCGGCAGGCGGCGGCGGATGCGGAACCTTTGTTAACGCTGATGGGGTTACAGAAAACTTAGCTTGTAGTACTGCCCCTATTGATTTCACTAATAAGGGCTCACTACAAAACGGCGCCAAGATGTTTATGAACTACTGCGCAGGCTGTCACTCAGCAAAGTACGTTCGACATTCACGTATCGCTCAAGACCTAGAGATTCCGCCTGAATTGGTCGAAAAGTATCTGATGGTCACTACAGATCAAATTGGTGATCACATCGATGCTGAGATTGATCCTGATGTTCAAGCATCATGGTTTGGAGCTGCACCTCCAGACATGTCACTGGAAACTAGACTGCGTGGTGATGACTGGGTTTATACTTACCTGCTCTCATTCTACGAAGATCCTAGCCGTCCTTGGGGTGCGAACAACCTAGTTTTAGCTAACGCTGCCATGCCTCATGTGTTGCACAATCTGCAAGAAAGCGTGAGTCAGGAAGAGTTTGAAAGCGAAGTTGGTGATTTGGTTAACTTCATGGCTTGGATGGCAGAGCCTGCTCGTCATGACCGTCAAGTTATTGGCGCTCTGGTTATTTTATTCTTGTTGGTTCTACTGATTCCTGTTTATTTACTTAACAAAGAGTTTTGGAAAGACGTTAAGTAA
- a CDS encoding cytochrome b gives MSWVDARFPATETYEYHMSKYYAPKNFNFWYFFGVLSMIVLVNQLVTGIWLTMMYNPSAEGAFASVEYIMRDVKGGWLIRYMHSTGASAFFVVVYLHMFRALLYGSYQKPRELIWLIGMGIYLALMAEGFFGYLLPWGNMSFWGAQVILNLPAALPVIGDGLAEWVRGDYIISGITLNRFFALHVVAIPLVLVGLVFMHLVALHHVGSNNPDGIDIKKLKDKNGVPLDGIEFHPYYTVHDMVGIVVFFILFFAVVFFFPEGGGFFLEPPNFEAANSLKTPEHIAPVWYYTPFYAILRAVPSKLGGVIAMGGAIAVLFLIPWLDRSPVRSIRYKGILSKIALTVFAISFVVLGYLGATPATPTATIMARVFTILYFLFFLLMPFYTAIEKCKQPPERVTGGH, from the coding sequence ATGAGCTGGGTAGACGCACGCTTTCCAGCGACCGAAACCTACGAATACCATATGTCAAAGTACTATGCACCAAAGAATTTTAACTTTTGGTACTTCTTTGGTGTATTGTCAATGATAGTACTGGTTAACCAATTGGTTACTGGTATTTGGTTGACTATGATGTACAACCCTAGTGCCGAAGGGGCATTTGCATCCGTTGAATATATCATGCGTGATGTTAAAGGGGGTTGGCTCATCCGTTATATGCACTCAACAGGTGCATCTGCTTTCTTCGTAGTAGTGTATCTGCACATGTTTAGAGCGCTACTTTATGGTTCATATCAAAAACCGCGTGAGCTCATTTGGCTTATCGGTATGGGTATTTACCTCGCATTAATGGCAGAAGGCTTCTTTGGTTATCTATTACCTTGGGGCAACATGTCATTTTGGGGTGCACAGGTTATTTTGAACCTACCAGCTGCCCTACCCGTTATTGGTGATGGTCTGGCTGAATGGGTACGTGGTGACTATATCATCTCAGGCATTACTTTGAACCGCTTCTTTGCGCTACACGTGGTGGCTATTCCATTGGTACTCGTGGGCTTAGTATTTATGCATTTGGTGGCACTACACCATGTGGGTTCAAACAACCCTGATGGTATCGACATCAAAAAGCTGAAAGACAAGAATGGCGTACCATTAGATGGTATCGAATTCCATCCTTATTACACTGTGCATGACATGGTCGGTATTGTGGTGTTCTTTATTCTATTCTTTGCAGTAGTATTCTTCTTCCCAGAAGGTGGCGGTTTCTTCCTTGAACCACCAAACTTTGAAGCAGCTAACTCCCTGAAGACTCCAGAACATATTGCACCAGTATGGTACTACACTCCGTTCTATGCCATTCTACGTGCAGTTCCAAGTAAGCTAGGTGGTGTTATTGCTATGGGTGGTGCGATTGCGGTACTCTTCTTAATCCCTTGGCTTGATAGATCACCAGTACGCTCTATCCGCTATAAAGGTATTCTGTCTAAAATAGCTTTAACCGTGTTTGCCATTAGCTTTGTAGTATTGGGTTATTTGGGTGCCACACCAGCGACGCCAACCGCAACTATTATGGCGCGTGTATTCACCATCTTGTATTTCTTATTCTTCTTATTAATGCCGTTCTACACTGCTATTGAGAAGTGTAAACAGCCACCAGAACGTGTTACCGGAGGTCACTAA
- the petA gene encoding ubiquinol-cytochrome c reductase iron-sulfur subunit, whose protein sequence is MSQAEGVNVQRRRVLIASTAAIGAAGVAAVATPFVRSWYPSAKAEAAGAAVTQDISSVEEGQMIVVKYRGKPIFVVKRTEEMLNTLDSVKPLLADPDSDESLQPEYAKNPSRSSEPSLLVVEGVCTHLGCAPNYRPDVGAADLGGNDWYGGFFCPCHGSKYDIAGRVYSGVPAPTNLPVPEYNLDGTILTVGEA, encoded by the coding sequence ATGAGCCAAGCCGAAGGCGTTAATGTACAGCGCCGTAGAGTTCTAATTGCCTCGACTGCCGCGATTGGTGCAGCTGGGGTAGCTGCAGTAGCAACACCTTTTGTTCGCTCTTGGTACCCAAGTGCTAAAGCGGAAGCTGCAGGAGCTGCGGTTACCCAAGATATCAGCTCTGTCGAAGAAGGCCAGATGATCGTTGTTAAATATCGTGGTAAACCTATCTTTGTGGTCAAGCGTACTGAAGAGATGCTTAACACTTTAGATTCAGTTAAACCTCTACTAGCTGACCCTGATTCTGATGAATCTTTACAACCAGAATATGCAAAAAACCCATCTCGCTCCTCAGAGCCAAGCCTTTTGGTGGTCGAAGGAGTGTGTACGCACTTAGGTTGTGCACCGAACTATCGTCCTGATGTTGGCGCGGCTGACTTGGGTGGTAATGATTGGTATGGTGGTTTTTTCTGCCCTTGCCATGGTTCTAAATACGATATAGCAGGTCGCGTCTATAGCGGCGTCCCTGCACCGACTAACTTACCTGTTCCAGAATACAATCTGGACGGGACTATATTGACGGTTGGGGAGGCTTAA
- a CDS encoding ATP-binding cassette domain-containing protein: MALIHLKNIHLAFGVAPILDGIDFSLNEGERVCLIGRNGEGKSTLFKLINGSIQPDSGEIIINGSARVAMLEQDVPETSGRLLDIVMGGSRRTADLLISYNQQADLCATGDMDACERMATLQHDIDAVHGWDLEREATRLITTMGLDPEDDLSSLSGGRKRRVLLARALVTKPDLLLLDEPTNHLDVDSIEWLERFLLDWQGLTLLFITHDRAFVDKLATRIVELDRGKLSSYDVTQGVKGYARYQELKEQQLIAEEKNNANFDKKLAQEEVWIRQGIKARRTRNEGRVRELQALREERSARREQVGNVNITMGEGEKSGKLVCKVKNLHLEYNGNVLVDNFSTTIMRGDKIGIIGPNGAGKTTLIKALLDMSDDEVIKTGSVTLGTNLEVAFFDQLRDQLDLEATVAQNVSEGSDFIEVGGRKTHIMSYLQDFLFAPERARTPVKALSGGERNRVLLAKQLLKPANILVLDEPTNDLDMATLELLEESVSKFNGTILLISHDRSFMDNVVTSTWVFDTNEEGNGIVKEYVGGYQEYLVQKQREQAAHAKLSNNSKSNTSSATSKPSNKSAPAQAKKATKKLSYNEQRELDNLPKEISALETEQAKLVEKLADGSWFTDDFEAATAASERLLVIEDEMMTKLERWEALEAE; this comes from the coding sequence ATGGCACTGATACATTTAAAAAATATTCATCTCGCTTTTGGCGTAGCTCCTATTCTAGATGGCATCGACTTTAGCCTTAATGAAGGCGAGCGTGTGTGTTTGATCGGTCGTAACGGCGAAGGCAAATCAACTTTATTCAAATTAATTAATGGCTCGATACAGCCTGATAGTGGCGAGATCATTATCAATGGCAGCGCACGTGTGGCCATGCTTGAGCAAGACGTCCCAGAAACTAGCGGTAGACTGCTAGATATCGTTATGGGCGGTAGTCGCCGTACTGCTGATTTATTGATCAGTTACAATCAGCAAGCCGATCTATGTGCTACCGGCGACATGGATGCTTGTGAGCGTATGGCGACCTTGCAGCATGATATCGATGCGGTACATGGCTGGGATTTGGAGCGTGAAGCCACACGCCTGATTACTACTATGGGACTAGATCCTGAGGATGACCTATCCTCTTTATCGGGTGGTCGTAAACGCCGAGTATTATTGGCCCGTGCTCTAGTGACCAAGCCTGATTTATTGCTACTTGATGAGCCCACCAACCATTTGGACGTTGATAGTATCGAATGGCTTGAGCGCTTTTTACTAGATTGGCAAGGCTTAACCCTACTATTTATTACCCATGATAGAGCATTTGTAGATAAGCTGGCGACGCGCATTGTAGAGCTTGATCGCGGTAAGCTGTCAAGCTACGACGTCACTCAGGGTGTCAAAGGCTACGCCCGCTATCAAGAGCTAAAAGAGCAGCAACTGATCGCCGAAGAGAAAAACAACGCTAATTTTGATAAAAAGTTAGCTCAAGAGGAAGTTTGGATTCGCCAAGGGATCAAAGCGCGTCGTACCCGTAACGAAGGGCGTGTACGTGAGCTTCAAGCGTTACGAGAAGAGCGTAGTGCTCGCCGCGAGCAAGTTGGAAACGTCAATATCACTATGGGCGAAGGCGAGAAAAGTGGCAAGCTGGTTTGTAAAGTTAAGAATCTGCATCTTGAATACAATGGTAACGTGTTGGTCGATAACTTTAGCACTACTATTATGCGCGGCGACAAAATTGGCATTATTGGTCCTAATGGCGCAGGCAAAACCACCCTTATCAAGGCTCTACTTGACATGTCTGATGATGAAGTCATCAAGACTGGTAGTGTTACTTTAGGAACCAATTTAGAAGTCGCATTTTTTGATCAGCTGCGTGACCAGTTAGATCTGGAAGCCACGGTCGCGCAAAACGTCTCTGAAGGATCAGACTTCATTGAAGTGGGTGGACGCAAAACGCATATTATGAGCTACCTGCAAGACTTTTTATTTGCACCAGAGCGGGCGCGTACCCCGGTCAAAGCCTTGTCAGGTGGTGAGCGTAACCGAGTACTATTAGCAAAACAGCTTTTAAAGCCAGCTAATATTTTAGTGCTTGATGAGCCCACCAACGATTTGGATATGGCAACCCTTGAACTGCTAGAAGAATCGGTTAGTAAGTTTAATGGTACTATCTTGCTCATTAGTCATGACCGCTCTTTTATGGATAATGTCGTCACCTCGACTTGGGTATTTGATACCAATGAAGAAGGCAACGGTATTGTCAAAGAGTATGTGGGCGGCTATCAAGAGTACTTGGTACAAAAACAGCGTGAACAAGCCGCTCATGCTAAGCTATCGAACAATTCCAAGTCTAATACCAGCTCAGCAACCAGTAAACCCAGCAACAAGTCAGCACCAGCTCAGGCTAAAAAGGCAACCAAAAAGCTCAGCTATAATGAGCAGCGTGAGCTTGATAACTTGCCCAAAGAGATCTCAGCGCTTGAAACTGAGCAAGCTAAACTGGTAGAAAAGCTGGCTGATGGTTCATGGTTCACTGATGACTTTGAAGCAGCAACAGCCGCTAGTGAGCGTTTGCTAGTAATAGAGGATGAAATGATGACTAAACTGGAGCGCTGGGAAGCATTAGAAGCCGAATAG
- a CDS encoding SlyX family protein, protein MKAIPVDNEQNNEQKPANPSNNGAEQSEQSELQAQMVELQMSMAHLELTVEQLDQVIARQDQHIQTLQRQLQLLYTQIQTQGPEEGIAPFDIMADKPPHY, encoded by the coding sequence ATGAAAGCCATACCGGTAGACAATGAGCAAAACAACGAGCAAAAACCTGCAAATCCAAGTAATAATGGAGCAGAGCAATCAGAGCAATCAGAGCTACAAGCGCAAATGGTAGAGCTACAGATGAGCATGGCTCATTTAGAGCTAACCGTAGAGCAATTAGATCAAGTGATTGCTCGCCAAGATCAGCATATCCAAACTTTGCAGCGTCAATTGCAACTGTTATATACCCAAATACAGACGCAAGGCCCTGAAGAAGGTATTGCCCCCTTTGATATTATGGCGGACAAACCACCGCATTATTAA
- a CDS encoding outer membrane protein transport protein, which yields MHPTFHAKTLAVAVAALCVAGTANAAGLDRSGQDITAFLQDGVYAETVYTYLDADVTGKDISGNKIKDIAEDYDFFRYGVKADINDTFSIGILYDEPFGAAADYVGNNDFVTIGDRDAIIQDMTGNPNITESYVDNVLIPELQGALAPGNPGNLTQDQLKEAQGQLIGLQAAKGRAETAGQGTQVEVRTESITGLIGAKFGANKEFQVYGGPVAQRVRADVKLRGDAYSTASGYTAHIGKDQDYGWIAGMAYSKPEIALKAALTYRSEIKHEALAGEIFPIATAAGATAGMALPTTRSDTIKIDTPKSVNFDFQTGINPTTLATAKVRWVPWSDFAIVPSLYNDVSKIATKDDKGLALVSYDDDQWQVELGLAKRIAPELAISGTVGWDSGAGNPVTSLGPIEGYYSAGLGAKYNLTENWAISAGGKYLWFGDAKGQIPTKAVVSKFDSNDGYALGVKLSYQSTQ from the coding sequence ATGCACCCCACTTTTCATGCAAAAACTCTCGCAGTAGCGGTTGCTGCTCTTTGTGTCGCTGGCACTGCTAATGCAGCAGGCCTCGACCGTTCAGGACAAGATATCACGGCCTTCTTACAAGACGGTGTCTATGCAGAAACGGTCTATACTTACCTCGACGCTGACGTAACAGGTAAAGATATTTCAGGCAATAAAATTAAGGATATTGCTGAGGATTATGATTTTTTCCGTTATGGGGTAAAAGCGGATATAAATGATACTTTTAGTATCGGTATCTTATATGATGAGCCCTTTGGTGCGGCCGCTGACTATGTGGGCAATAATGATTTTGTCACTATCGGTGATCGTGACGCCATTATTCAGGATATGACAGGAAATCCTAATATTACTGAAAGTTATGTCGATAATGTTTTGATCCCTGAGTTACAAGGTGCCTTAGCCCCAGGAAATCCAGGCAATTTGACACAAGATCAGTTGAAAGAAGCTCAAGGTCAATTAATAGGCCTGCAGGCTGCTAAAGGACGCGCAGAAACAGCGGGTCAAGGCACGCAAGTTGAGGTTCGTACTGAGAGCATTACCGGTCTTATTGGGGCAAAGTTCGGCGCTAATAAAGAGTTTCAAGTCTACGGTGGTCCAGTTGCTCAGCGAGTAAGAGCCGATGTAAAGCTGCGCGGTGATGCTTATAGTACTGCCTCAGGTTACACTGCTCATATTGGTAAGGATCAAGATTATGGCTGGATTGCGGGTATGGCATATAGCAAGCCAGAGATTGCGCTAAAAGCGGCCCTGACTTATCGCTCAGAGATTAAACATGAAGCATTAGCGGGTGAGATCTTTCCAATTGCTACTGCCGCAGGTGCTACTGCTGGTATGGCCTTACCGACGACTAGAAGCGATACCATCAAAATTGATACCCCAAAATCAGTTAACTTCGATTTTCAAACCGGTATCAACCCCACTACCTTAGCCACCGCTAAAGTACGCTGGGTACCTTGGAGCGATTTTGCAATTGTACCGTCACTATATAATGATGTCAGTAAGATTGCGACTAAAGATGATAAGGGCTTAGCATTAGTAAGCTACGATGATGATCAGTGGCAGGTTGAGCTGGGTCTTGCTAAGCGTATAGCGCCAGAGCTTGCCATCAGCGGTACGGTTGGTTGGGATAGCGGTGCTGGTAATCCAGTGACATCATTAGGACCTATCGAAGGCTATTATAGCGCTGGGCTTGGAGCTAAATACAATCTTACTGAAAACTGGGCGATCTCAGCCGGTGGTAAGTACTTATGGTTCGGTGATGCTAAAGGTCAAATACCTACCAAAGCTGTTGTTAGTAAATTCGATAGCAACGACGGTTATGCATTAGGTGTAAAACTATCTTATCAATCTACACAGTAA